The Carassius carassius chromosome 34, fCarCar2.1, whole genome shotgun sequence genome has a segment encoding these proteins:
- the LOC132114521 gene encoding transmembrane protein 51-like → MSCSDQTPPSPSRTSGSSSGAQYATAALGVGLIALGIVMIVWSVVPAGSGGNSSRPGMDQGQARETSSVAFVLVGGGVALLLLSVCLSVRNKQRAARGQEAGNTPANTQGEGATMEQLDQNHMVPTYEEVVMSGQYPISQSSERNNSITQLPAYDELEEDQRTVEDGFSPARRPSSQIDPSTGAGGRRNSRPGRKLIPLKIRRIKSDHLRRKSLSDIQQNNVFTIEPLTPPPQYDDKVPPLPTDTQQ, encoded by the exons ATGTCCTGCAGCGACCAGACTCCACCCAGTCCCAGCAGGACCAGCGGCAGTAGCTCTGGGGCACAGTATGCTACTGCTGCGCTGGGTGTGGGCCTCATCGCTCTGGGGATAGTAATGATTGTGTGGAGCGTGGTGCCGGCAGGGTCTGGAGGGAACAGCTCCAGACCCGGCATGGATCAAGGTCAAGCTCGAGAGACCTCATCCGTGGCATTCGTCCTAGTAGGGGGAGGAGTGGCGCTTCTgctgctgtctgtgtgtctgagcgTACGGAACAAACAGCGGGCAGCCAGGGGACAGGAAGCTGGCAATACACCTGCAAACACACAGGGGGAGGGGGCAAC GATGGAGCAACTAGATCAAAACCACATGGTCCCCACTTATGAGGAGGTGGTAATGAGTGGCCAGTATCCCATCAGTCAGTCATCTGAGCGGAACAACAGCATCACCCAGCTGCCAGCCTATGACGAACTAGAGGAAGATCAGCGCACCGTGGAGGATGGATTCAGCCCGGCACGCAGACCTTCATCCCAAATCGACCCCAGCACTGGAGCGGGTGGCCGAAGAAACAGCCGTCCCGGGCGCAAGCTAATTCCCCTTAAAATTAGGCGCATAAAATCAGACCACCTTAGAAGGAAAAGCTTAAGTGATATCCAACAGAATAACGTGTTCACCATCGAACCCCTCACACCGCCTCCACAGTATGACGATAAGGTCCCTCCACTTCCTACAGACACACAACAGTGA